From Miscanthus floridulus cultivar M001 chromosome 15, ASM1932011v1, whole genome shotgun sequence, the proteins below share one genomic window:
- the LOC136508615 gene encoding E3 ubiquitin-protein ligase SINA-like 11: MSSQQQQKRVAEQDGEHANGAKRSRELAITNGEVKQEQREQAGEEAGQGGQGEGALVAVVQAMEEPQINIRMAVSHLHCHACVLPLKPPTFECEAGHVVCRDCRGSHVQACAGAGTYVPCAKLDGVVRDAKVACAYDSYGCTNWVAYHESSDHHRSCRFAPCFCPVPGCGNFTSPARLAEHFFSHHAWPVTEVDYAKPCKLAVPVPEEKLVLVGKADGSVFLVYPCAFGAATAVSLVCVRACGDAAAGAPQYTCNLWAEVAGNSLVLTSVVASSDLAGGFPATDKVMFLPLPPLLYGESGEPPALMARINKVGASTIRSSPSATPPSSLPSRMLH; the protein is encoded by the exons ATGTCTTCCCAGCAGCAGCAGAAGAGGGTCGCTGAGCAGGACGGCGAGCACGCCAACGGCGCCAAGAGGTCAAGGGAGCTGGCCATAACCAACGGCGAGGTGAAGCAGGAGCAGCGCGAGCAGGCAGGAGAAGAGGCAGGCCAAGGTGGGCAGGGAGAGGGAGCTCTGGTGGCGGTGGTGCAAGCCATGGAGGAGCCGCAGATCAACATCCGGATGGCCGTGTCCCATCTCCACTGCCATGCCTGCGTCCTGCCCCTCAAACCCCCTACCTTCGAG TGCGAGGCCGGCCACGTCGTGTGCCGCGACTGTCGCGGCAGCCACGTCCAGGcctgcgccggcgccggcaccTACGTCCCCTGTGCCAAGCTGGACGGGGTCGTGCGCGACGCCAAGGTGGCGTGCGCCTATGATTCGTACGGCTGCACGAACTGGGTCGCCTACCACGAGTCGTCGGACCACCACCGCTCCTGCCGGTTCGCGCCCTGCTTCTGCCCGGTCCCTGGCTGCGGGAACTTCACCTCGCCGGCGAGGCTGGCCGAGCACTTCTTCAGCCACCACGCCTGGCCCGTCACCGAGGTCGACTACGCGAAGCCGTGCAAGCTCGCCGTCCCGGTCCCCGAGGAGAAGCTGGTCCTGGTGGGCAAGGCGGACGGGTCCGTGTTCCTGGTGTACCCGTGCGCCTTCGGCGCGGCCACGGCCGTGTCGCTGGTGTGCGTGAGGGCGTGCGGCGACGCGGCCGCGGGGGCACCCCAGTACACCTGTAACCTCTGGGCGGAGGTCGCGGGCAACAGCCTGGTGCTCACGTCCGTGGTGGCCAGCAGCGACCTGGCCGGCGGCTTCCCGGCGACCGACAAGGTCATGttcctgccgctgccgccgctgctgTACGGCGAGTCCGGCGAGCCGCCTGCCCTCATGGCCCGCATCAACAAAGTCGGCGCGTCCACTATCAGGTCGTCCCCGTCCGCCACTCCGCCGTCGAGCCTGCCCAGCAGAATGCTGCATTAA